The nucleotide sequence TTGACGCATTGGTGGCCTCTTCTCGCCGCTGTTGGTGCCAGGGAAGCCATGGTCGCCAGCACTGACCTCCCCTCCACTTCCACCGGCCTCAGCTCCGCACTCGCCTCCCCTTTGATAGGTCTGCTGCCTGTACAGTAAAGGCGCGTGGCTTTTCACCGGCGACTACTACAGCACACCTAAAGGTGTTGGGGGCTTTGCCCTCAAGGTACAATGGCTAGTGGGGATGAATTCTTTTTCAACAACTTCATTTGTGATTTGGACGATTTGTCGTTGGATCAAGAAGATTTTGTAGTTGCTACTTTGATCGTCAACGGACACATTGCTAGGCAGCGACCGAGATTCAGGGTATCCATTTTGGGCCATGCTCCGACGTTGAATCAAAATAGAGAGATAGTAGACATTGCCTACTCTTCGCCGACTACTTTCAATGCACGTCCCCACTCTTCAGTCCTAAGCATTTCTAGCACCGCTTCCGGATGGTGACATGTGTTTAACCGTATTCGGGAGGGATGGTGGCGCATGATGATTACTTTAGACGCAAAGAGGATGCCCTTGGAATGGTTGGCTTCTCCTCTTATATCAGAATGCACCGCGGTTgttcggatgcttgcatatggaattcacGGTGATATTGTTGATGAGTATCTCTGCATAAGCAAGTCCACATGCCTTGCATCACTGtacaagttctgcaaggctgtggtAGCAGTGTTTGGCCCGGAGTACTTCAGAGAGCCAAATGCTATAGATACAAGCCAGTTGTTAGGGATCGGTGTAGAGAGAGGCTTTTCGGGAATGCTTGGTACCATAAATtgtatgcattgggagtggaagaatTGTCTGTTTGCTTGACAGGGACAATATAAGGGGCACGTGAAAGCTTGCACTTCATACTTTGAAGTTGTGGCTTCACAAGATATCTGAGTTTGGCACTCTTTTTTAGGTATGATTGAGTATCGCAATGAAATCAACGTGTTTCAACGCTCTCCGGCATTTGGAAGGCTTGCAGAAGACAATTGCCCAGAGGTGAACTTTGAGCTCAATAAGCACCactacaacaaaggatactacctagtGAATGATATCTATCTTCATTGATCAACTCTTGTGAAGACAATCTCCAATCCGATAGTAGAGAAGAGGTATAGGTTTGCCTAAGCACAAGAGTTCATCCAATTTCATACAGAAATACATGATTAGGAAACTCACATCCAACtccaaaatgacttggttgagcacatgtGGGCTCACCTTGGCAACCAATATATGTATTGGTTTTTTTCTTTCAATGTATTTATGACAATTTAAATTTAGTTGTAAATTATGAGTTTTTTATTTGGTTGTAAAGTATTTATTATTGTCGTGTAAAACTATGTGATTTATTTGGTTGTGCAATGTTAGTTCAGATATATGCATGAAAAAATTGTGCATATTTGGCCGCTGGCCGACCGGGCGAATCAAATGGGTCGGCGGATTGAGCGCACTTCCACGAAAACATAAACCAGGCCGGACGCCGCCTCTTTGACGGACCCAGTGAACAAAAGAGGGACCAAATTCACATAAGTTTGAATTGTCGCGTTGGAGTTAGCCTTATCTCCCCTTTATTGACGTGAAGATGTTTAATGATTCACCCAGGCACATCCTGATCACACACTTTTTTTGAGCACATCCTGAGCACACACTTCACCCAGTGCATCGCGACCACACCTCACCGTCGGCCCAGGCCCAAGCCCAGCCTTTGACAATCGATAGGCGGCGGAGGCCGCCAGCAGGCAGGTAGCGGCGTACATCCACGTCCACGTCGTCATCCATCTCTCTCCCTCAACCGTAATCCCACCTCCCCAACGCCGCGCATTCAAATCCTTGATTTCCCGGCCCCATCCTCCCGCGTGTGGACCAGGTTTCCTGGCGCGCGAACCGTTGGCCACGATGGAGCGTCGCGTTATCGCGAGCCTATCCGGTGTGGCGCCGGGGGGATGAGGGCGCCCGGTGCCAGTGGCCGGCATCCACCGGCCGTGGCGAGCCGCACGCCGCCGCGCGCACCGCACCCGGCCCTGGGGTGTTTGTCCGCACGCACGCGCTCCGCGCACTATTTGTTGCGCGTATAAGGAGGGCAGCAGGCACTGCCCATCTGCACAATGTCGACCGCCGCGGCTAACTGGTGCTACGCAACCGTAGTCGCGCCCCGTGCCCGCTCCTCCACCATCGTCGCCAGCCTCGGCACCCCCGcgccctccaactcctcctccttccGCCCCAAGCTCATCAGGAACACCCCCGTCCAGGCCGCCCCCGTCGCACCCGCATTGGTACGTACTACGCACGTTCGCAGCTGCATGCACCATGCATATCGTTTCCTCTATCCGGCCGGCAGAGCCCTTGTTAAGCTTGGCTAAGTTTGGCACCATGGCGTGTCCTTTGCTGTTTTGGGAACGACGTACGTGGGTCACTCACGGGTCCCCTTGCTCCACGCCACATGCCTAGATCTTCTTCCCACAATATGGGAGAACGGCATGCAAGGTCTAGAGGTAACCAAAATGCATGTGATGGCTCAACCAAATGCACCTTATTTTCGACCTCAAAAAACCAAAACGCATTACTGCTGCACAGTTGACCAGCTCTGCACATGGGGCTTGCATGTCGCCATGATCCCCTATACTCTTGCAACCTTTTCTATTTATGCGAACGCAATCATTGAATATTATATATATGGATCTAACAGACAAAAGGCATTGTGTTTTTAGTCCTCTCTGCATCCACCATCAACATGCATGTCAACAAACTGGATAGAATATATGTGGGATGAACATGAACGGGTTTCCAGAGAGGTGGCCAGCGATAATGTTAGTTTAACACAATAATGTGCTCTGGGTTGAAAATAACTCCACAAAGTCTCAAGTGTACAGGACAAAGTTTATACTAGCGCATAAACATGTAGCGGCAGCTTTTCCTTAAAGCAATAAGGTGGAGTCTATCGGGCATTATTGCTAGGTAAGACTGAAAGGACACCAATTAAGCTAGGTCTACTCTATGTTTCTAGCACTCTCTTGGTTCTTGGAGAAAAATGACCATACTTTGGCTTTGATGTTGAGTAGTTTGACTTTGATCCGCAAAAGCTTGCAGAAATACTAACGACTAGGTCATCCACTGCGTCAGCTTcctattctttttttttttttgatatAAGAAGCTTCCTGTTTTCCTCTTTTTGAGTTTTCAAACACCACCAAGGCAAGTTACTACACTAAATCCAACTCGAAGGATATAAGAAATCTTCATTTATTTCAATAAAACAAACAGTAAGTGCAGAAATATCAAATAATCTACATGAAACACGTTAACTATGGAGTCGTTAAGGCAGTTGTTACTTTGGCTTATCTAAGTAAGTAAAGTAAGGTACTCCTAAGCTAGGTCTACTCAATGTTTCCATTCTCTTGATTCTTGGAGAAAGATGTCCATCCTTTGTCTTGATGTTGAGTTGAGTAGTTTGACTTGGGATAGCAAAAGCTTGCAGAAATAACGACTAGGTCATCCACTCCGTCAGCTTCCTATGTTTCCTCTTTTCGAGTATTCAAACACCACCTATGCAAGCTACTACTACACTTAATCCAACCCGAATGTTATAACAAATCCTCATATTTATATTAATATTTCATTTGAAGGAAACAAAGAGCCAGTGCATTACCAAGCTTTTACGTAGGAGATTGTACATAAAAACGTGTTAACCATATGTAGGAGGAGGCCTGATATTTTGTTGGTATCAACGTCACAACGGTACACGTAGTGATGTGATATCGATGCAGAGGTTGAAGCTGATTGCAACCCTCAACCATGTGTGGTTGTAGTACCATATCCAGCTTCTCCAGCTGAGATGTCAACAAAGAAAGAATCCTGCATATATGTCGCCCCAATGTTTTAATCTTCTctcgcaaaaaaattaaaaataatgtttTAATCTTATTGGCAGTTCATTCTAAAGAATGGGCTGAAATATTATTTGGCATCATACATCATGCTCCATGCATGTAAAAAACGAGCAGAAACGCCGTTAAAGAAAAAGAAAGCAAGCAGTTGCCGTTGGACTTGGATCGGCGACTGCTTTGGGCAGCAGACGCGGGCCGGAAGGAGTCGTGGCGGAGATTCAGGAGGGCTCGTCGTCGactgaggaggagggagggagggagggagggagcaagGTTCCAATAATTCAGGAAGCGGTGGTCTGGGCAGTTGGTACGGGAGGGATAGAGGCGTCAATTCAGGGGGCCCCGCAGGTGGAACTCGTGGCCGGGCGGCCCTTCCGCGGCCCCGGCATCTGGAATTAGCGTACCCGACGTTGGTTGAGTAGAGAGAGGAGCCCAGCACATTACTACCAATTGCCAATTTTCTTGTTGCCAATTGTCCTTGGATCTGGGAGCCGGTGATTACCCCAGGCCCACCTTCACCCATGCACCTGACCTGGGCAAGCGCAAGCGCTTCTGGCCTGGGGATCTGAGATACTACTGCTGCTCAACTAGGCACTAGGCAGGCAGCACACAATTGAAGGCATGTCCAACCTGCATATGCTTTGACTTGTGAACTGTGTCCACACCCTAGGCCTAGTGGCAATTGCATCACGCGCCAGCTACCGTCTTCCTTGTTTCGTAGTACAGTACTAGCTTTCTCTAGACGCATTTCCTCGTATTTATTTAATTCCATGAATAATAAGATTATAAAGTACTAGTACTCCAAAAGGATAAAGATAAGGATGCCCGGTCACCATGAATTCACGGGCTTAATGATCTGATCAAAACATaccaaaagaaagaaagagaaagagaaccGCTGCCATTGCGATGGGCCATTTGGCCACAAAGCCGGCCAGCCCCTCCTCCTTTGCTGCTAACTTCTTTCGTTGCCTTCTTCTTTCCACGTGCCGTGTTTGCCAgtaatccatccatccatccatcgggGAGAAGAGAGAAAACCCAAAAGAGTAGAGTCGCGAACGCGAGCGCGATAGTTGAAGATGAGCGGCTGCCTGTGCCTCCCCTGCTGCTATAAGAAGCCCTCCGCCCCCGGTGGGGAGAACACAACTCCCCCAGCAGCAGCGATAGATTCTTCCTCCTCGTCACTCCTCCAGAAGCCTACCTACCATCCACCACCTCCTCCACCCTCCAACAAGGTccgtctccctcctctcccttcctccccctcccccacacacCACCCGTAAActgctccatccatccatccatctcttctTTTTCCGTTTCCTTTTCGGCCGCCCCCCTTTCGATTCAGTTCACAGCTTGCCCTTTcagcttttctttcttttttgttgctGTTGTaaagcatttagttatcctcttgaaTCGCCTTTGCTTGCGCACGCTCTCCCTTTCCGTGGgcacagctctctctctctctctctctctctctctcgaaatTCGCATGATGCATATCGAGTGTTTATTTGTTTCTTCTTGCTGCGAGTGTGTGGCGACGCGACGGCAACTAATTTGGTGTtgatcctctcctctcctccccttgcAGATGGACGCCGCCGTGGAGCGCCTCAAGACCGGGTTCGAGAAGTTCAAGACCGAGGTCTACGAGTAAGTTCACCCCCAATCCTGTTCCTGTCCTGCCGCTTCGACTGATGATGGTTTCTTTGCTTCGATttgagtcttcttcttcttcttcttcttcttcttcttcttcttcttcttcttcttcttcttcttcaactgaTTGTCTGTCCGTTTCCGTTTCCGTTTCCTCTTTGCAGCAAGAAGCCCGATTTCTTCGAGCCCCTCAAGGCCGGCCAGGCGCCCAAGGTATGTACCGCATCCATCATTTCCTTGAGCCAATGTTGTCTCTAGCAGCTGGAGTACTCTTGTTATATTTGTTCTGTTGTGGTAGCAGAAGAGTGTTTAGTCTTTAGCGCAGCAGCGGAAGAAGTCCTCTGTTCGCATTAGCCTGCCGTTCGGCGCATAACCCGGAACACACTCTGTGGGTGCCCATAGCATTTCCTGATGCGGTCAAAGCAGATGAAACGCTTGTCCTAATTGCATGGCCTGGCCGTAAGAGGGGACAGCTTGTCGCCATTGCCAGCCAGTTGATACTTGATACTAGGTTATGTGTTAACACAACCACTACTGTACTAGCGTACCAAAGATGGGCGGTAGGCAATCTCAGGCTGAAACCAGTACAGTTGTGGATCTCCCTCCGAATAAACCCCCACCTGTCGTGCACATCCAGGAAATCGGATCGCGCCGCGGTAACGACTCCCATGTGCACGGCGATGCCATGATATGATTTGGCTTATTGAGATGTTTTTTTTTTGACCCAAGGCTTATTGAGATGTCACCGTCTTTGTGGTCTTGTGGCATTAGAATATGGTTCTTTTTCCCCCTTTTCTGTTGTTGTAGCAGCTAGGATAAATTGACGCTCAGAATCTTGCAAGTACAAGAAGAAgcgttttattttccctctcttctGGATTCTCTTCTCCATTGGCGTGCTTGCCAATGCAGTCGTTGAGGTTCCCTTGGCTGGCTGTGTTGAATTTCGATCCCAGCCGTCTCAGTTGCAGCTATCCTTTTTTCTTTGAGAAAAAATGGCCGTCACCCCGCACTATCGGAGTTGAAGATGAAGGTCTTTTGATGATGTCCATTTATATGGAAGCTTCATCATCTTGGCACCGGCCGCGTCGGACCCCACGCGCAAGAACCGTGAGCGGCAAGTCTTGCTCCGTCCTCGCTCGGGGTATTATTTATTGTAAGCAGAGAAGAAGTACTACCTGAGAACAGGGCATAGCTAGCTGGAGCTGCCAGTGTATGGCTATGGCGCTGCCGCTTTGCGTGGTACTCCATGATTAAGCAGGCCCTACCCTACCATGGAGGGGGCTATCAATCGGTGGACCACCCATTACAGTCACAGATTAATGCGTGTGTGGACGGAGCCTTACGAAAGAGTTTGGCGCCTACATACATATGTTTGGCCGTATCCTTTTAGAGATTGGCATATGCTTATCTTTATCAGTCAGGTTGGCCTATGCAAGCACCGAGTGCCTCTCGCAGCAGTACTACCTGACCTGAGAGATCGGTTAAGGCCCAAAGGCTGCTTTACAGGGAGACGGTAATACTGTAATCCACAGCTGATGATCCGTGCCACATCCCACAGCAGTGCTGCTACTGCAGGAAGAAAAGATCCTACAGTAGTACTTCCGGCGTGTCGCCATCGGAGGAGCAAGCTGCGGCGCGTGAGCAGTGGGCCTGGCTTCATTTCTTGCACAAGAAACCGCCGGTGGTCCTGTCTTCTTGATAACTCACACAAAGGCCTGGCCCATAATCAAGTCCTTCGTCGGGTCTGGTCTACTGTCACGCGTCATAATCAAGTGTTTAGTCGGTAATTTGGTTTGGAAATAGAAGCCTGTGTACTGTCCAGTAGGCGTGCCACGGAGGGAACCTTGCCGCTACTTGCTTGCCTCGCCTTTCTGTCTCCTGTGCCGTACGTCTCCGGTTCCTTCTCGCGAGCCCCTCTGCATGCCTCCCCTCTGGATAAAAAGTGGGTATGCTGGGCCGGAGACAGGTCAAAAGCGGCGGCCTTTAGCGCAaagctctgtgtgtgtgtgtgtgtgtcagaagGAAGGATACGCCTACTCCACCTATCACTCGTATTATCAGCACATCTGCTTATATTTGTTTATGCGCTGAACAACGCATCTGCTTATCACTAACCACTGTGAGTGAAATGCTCGCTAATATAACACCCCACAAAGTGGATTCAGTGCTTATTATGCTTAGTACCACTAGTGGAgcatcttttcttttattttctttgttccTTGATGATGATGATTGACCTGGTGGTGGTGATTGGCTGCGCAGTACATGGTGTTCGCGTGCGCCGACTCCCGTGTGTGCCCCTCGGTCACCCTGGGCCTGGAGCCCGGCGAGGCCTTCACCATCCGCAACATCGCCAACATGGTCCCCTCCTACTGCAAGGTCCCGCCCCGTTTCTctcttcctctttttttctttctcatcGCCGAGCTGCATTTTTGACGATATTTCTTTGTCAACTACAGAACAAGTACGCCGGTGTTGGATCGGCCATCGAATACGCCGTCTGTGCTCTCAAGGTCaactccctccccctctctctctttctttctctggtGCTGTCGCTTCTAAAATAGGAGTGCCATAATGCATTATTGCCCTAGTGGACTTTGCTGTCACCCAACTACTAGTATAAGAACAAGTGAACATGGGCACTGTCTGTATTTTAGAGCGTGGCCTGATATGGACTTTACTTTCGGCTGCAGGTTGAGGTCATCGTGGTGATTGGCCACAGCCGCTGCGGTGGAATCAAGGCTCTGCTCTCACTCAAGGATGGCGCAGACGACTCCTTGTAAGTACCACTAGAGTAAAACGGCTCACATCTTACTCCAGCTAACGCTGCTACCGTCTCTCCGATCAGTTTCTGACTGTCTATTTGGTTGGTCTTGGTCAGCCACTTCGTCGAGGACTGGGTCAGGATCGGCTTCCCGGCCAAGAAGAAGGTGCAGACTGAGTGCGCCTCCATGCCTTTCGATGACCAGTGCACCGTCCTCGAAAAGGTTCGCACCATTGCCCATCTGCCATCTCATACTTTGCTCATATATTACTCCTATTGGCAGTACTGTAGACTTCGCAATTCTGCATGTGGTTTGTCTAACTGATGATTGGTACGCTGACCAAGGGATATTTCTGAATTGTTTCCACAGGAGGCAGTGAACGTGTCCCTCCAGAACCTCCTGACCTACCCGTTCGTCAAGGAGGGTGTGTCCAACGGAACCCTCAAGCTGGTCGGCGGTCACTACGACTTCGTCTCCGGCAAGTTCGAGACATGGGAGCAGTGAATCTTCCCCAGCGGTTAACTCCTATATATACATGCGAATGCAAACGCGTACATATATCAAGATATCGTCCGACCGACCGATGTGAATCCAATGCCATGGAGTGCGTACTCGTTGTTTTCCAGTACTGGATGCCGGGATGGCCCGATGTGAATTCGCCATAAGCAATAGAACCCTTTTTCTTTTACCATTTTCTGACGAGGAATTGTACTACCCGTGTGATGCATAATTTGATCGTCCTGTGATCAAAAGACATCATATATAAGTTTAATAATATTTTCATGAACAGTTTACCCCTTTTATTACCCTTTGTCCTTGTGGTTTTCCGTCTTGTGTCTGGCACTGCTTAGCTGTTTGCCCAACCCAAGAAACAGTTTGTACTACTGTATATCTGAAGGAACCGAAATTGACTAAAGGCAATATACAAACTTACTGAAAGATTTGAGGTCTTGCAGTAATGTCTTGATTACTAATGACCTCGACATCGGAATTACATAGTCGGTAATCTATGCTCATGTGTAGGAACTATCTTCAGTTTCATTTTTTTTTCAGAAAGAAAGGTCTGTCCACCTTTCGGACTCTTTTCATCCGTGAGTTGGATATTGTTTGTGCAAAACTAATAGTTGCGCTCAGCTCTGTCAGCTGTCAATTTCCAGTCTCCGGCGCCTTAGTGCATATCAGTCTAAAAGGATCCATCACATTTCATTACTCGGTGCAAAATGACAAACTTGAAAAATGCAATTGATGGAAAAAATTGACAAGACTATCTACGGAGTAGTATTACTTAAGCAAGTAGACATATATATACCACACACCATATTGACCAAAAAAAATGGAAGAGGGATCGAGGACTAAAAGGATAGAGGTATCTTTTTTTTGACATGAAGGATTGAGGTATCTGGGTTCTCCTGCTTCGATCTAGAGTGGCTGTGATTCATGTTTGAGCGCAGAAACGCGAGAGACTGGCAATTAACAGTAATGAAAACCGTGTCTTTGGGTTAGATGACTGTTATATATAGCACTTGAAGAGACAAATGTGAATAGGGAAACGCCTTTACAGGATATGTCGGTTTGAGTTGGAACCGATACGATGGTGgctgagggcatgtacaatggtgctatcttagaagtgccatgtaggataaatgatgacGTGAAGGAGAGGGGACTCATAAGAAAAGGCGTGTCttatcttatttaagagaagacaagagatgatctcttagcacaatatgtcccaccacgtttttaggaatgactagttattgaagataaggctaagaaacGGCCCATTGTAGACATTTCATTTTGTCATCTCTAAAAATTACATGCACAtattaagataagactatcttatcaaccattgtacatgccctgaaAGGCAACCGCCTGCGATTTATTACAAGCAGGAGTTTAATCCCTTAATTGTAGTTAATTAATGGACCCTAATAACTGGGGAATGTTCAAAGGGGAGGAGGCATCTGCGAACTAATCCTTTCAAAGGGGGGGGGGTCGATTTCATTGACTGGAAAGAGCCCCCCCTATGTATCTTTTTTTAGGGGTGAAACAAACTTTATTCACCGAAAGCCACATGAAGTGGGATACAGCTCGAGTCGTGGGGTTGTCCCAACCAAATGTGGCGCCCTGGACCGAGATTAAGAGAGTACTTAGCTAGCCTGTGTGCTTCATAATTCATAGCACGACCTTCAAACGTAAAATTACATTGAAACATAGAAAGCTCTAAGAGTTATTTCATGGATGATAGACCCGTTCTTCCCTCTGCTGCCTTGAGAGATGTCCGATATTGTTTGTTTGGAGTCCGAGGCGACAACAAAATTCTGCAAATTAAGATCTTCTGCTAGCGCTAAAGCCTCTCGGCAGGCTATCGCCTCCAGTATCGCCGGTTCACATAGACCTGCGATCACGAGTGAGGAGCTCCCCAAATAATTTCCTTGTCTATCCCGACAGACAGCAACTGCCAATCCGCTCCTTCTAGTCCTCACGCCTGCATCCACATGAATTTTTGCAAAACCAGCAGGTGGGGCCTTCGGGCGAGTAGGGAGTGCAGTGGAAGCACCCCGCTGGGTTGTCGATCCTCTATTCTCATTCACCATATTTAGCTCCTCGATGAATCTCGTGACAAAGGCCTGGGTACCCTGCGGTGTTTGAAAAATTCCTTCATGAATCGCCTTACGCCGAGCCGTCCAAATAGCCCAGAGTGTGACAATCAGAAGAACGAACTGATCATATGGTAATGATTCCATCAGGGTAAACAACCACTGCTTAGCATTCGGCTCCGTCGATGTTACTAGCTTATGAGTTAGCTCCTCATCAACTAGTGCCCATGTGCATCTTGATGTAGTACAGCTGATCAAAGAATGCCGCCAAGAGTCCAGGGAGCCGCATAAACCACATGATGAGTCATCTGCCATATGTCTATGCGTCCTAATGTCCTCTGTGGACAGAGAATGTTTAGCTAATCTCCAAAGAAACATCTTTACCTTGGCTGGTACATGGGTTTTCCACATCCTCTTCCATGATCCTTCCTCAGCGACGCCCAGTTGGGCCAAAAAAGGCCAATAAAGCCGATTTTTCTATTATACATTGCCGAAACTAACAAAAATTGTATGGGCTTCATTTTACAAACAACATCAAAATGCCATGATGTACATAATTTAAATGATTTCATGTACAAAATAATTAGGTGGTGTACATcccaacacaacacacacacacacattgcagaaaaatcaaaaaattgacaTGCCGAAATTAGAAAAAAGAACATGTACATTGCCATCTCACAACCCCATTATTGAAAAAAGGAACAAAACTTTGATTTTTTAGCCGAAATAATAGAAATGACATGCTACATACAAATGAAAGTACCATGGGCTAGTTTATAAAAAAGAATGGCCTAACAATAAAAATGCCATGGTCTAAAAAATGCATGTCTAGTAATTGAATTGAATACTTTGAAGTTTCTTTATGTTGGATTTAGTACTTtagatttgagatcacttgatgaatGTCTAGTAATTAACTTGCGGATATCCGTGATGACATTGGAGTAATCTAGGCATAAATGTTGAAccatgcgtatcatatggtgttgtcGTATACGATCTCTAGGGATATCCATGACACTTTGGGGGTGATTCAATAGATTGATTAGAAATGCAACTTTGAGATGGTTTGTTACCTACGCgatttcatcctactttctccgaaagaatagaaactttggagtgactctttactACACTTTGAGGGATTATCATGATGTTCAATTATGTTCATGATTTTGAGAGttggcactagtgaaagtatgaaccctcggCCTTATTTCCAAGAATTGAGACACCGTTTTTATCTACCTTTTTTACTTTTTACCTTACTTTTTTTATTTGTTCAGACTATAAAAACCTATTTCTatcatccatactacacttgtattacgatttcttcaccaaactagtgcacctatacccAAGGGTTTTAGCCCTCCTTGGTTCACCAAACTTAGTGCACCTATACCAGGGGTGTTTGAGAGAGAACCATCTTTATCCTACacctccaacggattgataaatgttaggtcattcacttgagggaaatttattgttgtcctacaaaactcggcacttggaggcccaacaaagtctgcaagaAGAAAGTTACATAGTAGACATCACATATGAGTCAAGTTCCTTTTTACTTGTCTTTAATATCCGCCCTTAAGAAATTTACACTGTTGTTCTGTTGGCAGATGTAGCGACCCGATCTcaaatggtcaaatctctgtttcagtgtcatccctggatcggtaatgctgacacacacagtactcgaggatttataacagagtagcaatcacgcacttattacatcgaatgtctcaaaagagaacttattacaataaatatggcttaaggccatctaatacgataacatcagaagtcttggaagataaaatgagtccatcaactccaacggcatagctgagctgcacgacaacgacctaacgaaccttactcttcgtctgaaaagtcttcaacataatatgttgcagcccgaaaacgggtcagcacatggaatatgctggcaatgtaacacagtagagcaagaacataataatgctatcactcatgcatatttggctggtggaaagctctacggttaaaattttgtgaaaagccaatttttccctacaacaaaggaatatactttatttaactatcatggtagttgaaacatcattgagaaggttcctccaactcaatcccaattaaaagtaattattaacccaacaatattaatttagagtgatgagatacacatgataatccaagtactagatactcaagattgtccataaccggggacacggctaaccataattagtctatacactctgcagaggtttgcgcacttttccccacaagactcgatctccttcgttggatttctcgcactacattatgtttgagaaatggatgatcgagacacagtttttcagaagcattaactttctactccggatagactataccacctacaacccactacctgctagtcTATCTCTTCAAGTGCTTCACACaatttactcaactatgctagagctcataatagcttgtggctgcacacggaagtttctagcatgaaatatctcggttccctttgagcctgg is from Triticum aestivum cultivar Chinese Spring chromosome 3A, IWGSC CS RefSeq v2.1, whole genome shotgun sequence and encodes:
- the LOC123061567 gene encoding carbonic anhydrase, chloroplastic isoform X2, with the protein product MSGCLCLPCCYKKPSAPGGENTTPPAAAIDSSSSSLLQKPTYHPPPPPPSNKMDAAVERLKTGFEKFKTEVYDKKPDFFEPLKAGQAPKYMVFACADSRVCPSVTLGLEPGEAFTIRNIANMVPSYCKNKYAGVGSAIEYAVCALKVEVIVVIGHSRCGGIKALLSLKDGADDSFHFVEDWVRIGFPAKKKVQTECASMPFDDQCTVLEKEAVNVSLQNLLTYPFVKEGVSNGTLKLVGGHYDFVSGKFETWEQ
- the LOC123061567 gene encoding carbonic anhydrase, chloroplastic isoform X1; its protein translation is MSTAAANWCYATVVAPRARSSTIVASLGTPAPSNSSSFRPKLIRNTPVQAAPVAPALMDAAVERLKTGFEKFKTEVYDKKPDFFEPLKAGQAPKYMVFACADSRVCPSVTLGLEPGEAFTIRNIANMVPSYCKNKYAGVGSAIEYAVCALKVEVIVVIGHSRCGGIKALLSLKDGADDSFHFVEDWVRIGFPAKKKVQTECASMPFDDQCTVLEKEAVNVSLQNLLTYPFVKEGVSNGTLKLVGGHYDFVSGKFETWEQ